In the Bordetella genomosp. 10 genome, one interval contains:
- a CDS encoding aminotransferase class IV family protein yields MIDTQPSLIETMRVEADGRILLLDRHLGRLQVSCAALGRPFHGETLRERVLTAAGKARTPGAQRVRLLVDAQGQASAQATPLPDLPPLPGVRLWSTRLDSREPLLRYKTTRRPWYDAPTAWLAGHPAFFDVLLCNERGELCEGSRSNVYLQLGGKWFTPPVDCGCLPGVQRAELLERGWVEERLLYEDDFPRARGIRLSNALRGWFDVEWVRTPADAA; encoded by the coding sequence ATGATCGATACTCAGCCCTCCCTCATCGAAACCATGCGCGTCGAGGCCGACGGCCGCATCCTGCTGCTGGACCGGCACCTGGGCCGCCTGCAGGTCTCGTGCGCCGCGCTGGGCCGGCCCTTCCATGGCGAGACCCTGCGCGAACGGGTGCTGACCGCCGCCGGCAAGGCGCGCACGCCCGGCGCGCAGCGCGTGCGCCTCCTGGTCGACGCCCAGGGCCAGGCCAGCGCGCAGGCCACGCCGCTGCCCGACCTGCCGCCCCTGCCCGGCGTGCGCCTATGGTCCACGCGACTCGATTCGCGCGAACCCCTGCTGCGCTACAAGACCACGCGGCGGCCCTGGTACGACGCGCCCACCGCGTGGCTCGCCGGGCATCCGGCCTTCTTCGACGTCCTGCTATGCAACGAGCGGGGCGAACTGTGCGAAGGCAGCCGCAGCAACGTCTACCTGCAACTGGGCGGCAAATGGTTCACGCCGCCCGTCGATTGCGGCTGTCTGCCCGGCGTGCAGCGCGCCGAACTGCTCGAACGAGGATGGGTCGAGGAGCGCCTGCTCTACGAGGACGACTTCCCCCGCGCCCGCGGCATCCGCCTGTCCAACGCCTTGCGCGGCTGGTTCGACGTGGAGTGGGTGCGCACGCCAGCCGACGCGGCCTGA
- a CDS encoding LysR family transcriptional regulator, producing MELRQLRAVLAIAETGSVTKAAELLHVVQPALSRQLRGIEEELGKPLFTRTRNGMALTREGRVLAEHARRALLTLEQAVTEIRPRRGVVAGLVSVGMLPSVIDLVAAPLLKRVRDAYPQIRLRLAGGYAGELQDALQDNALDLGLLYDPKTHAAIDTRPLLDEPLYLVGARTLKPRWKKSEPLSALRGLPLILPSGSHSVRGILEHACAVEDIALDIVAEADTTQLTKALLLSGIGYTVLPGVAIADEKLERHVARVPLGRPALTRRVVLACSVARQRSESVRCVEEILFTLVHDLVREGTWPGARLAEFEVDDAD from the coding sequence ATGGAATTGAGACAACTCAGGGCGGTGTTGGCGATCGCCGAGACCGGCAGCGTCACCAAGGCGGCGGAACTGCTTCATGTGGTCCAGCCGGCGCTTTCACGGCAATTGCGCGGCATCGAAGAGGAACTGGGCAAGCCCTTGTTCACGCGTACCCGCAACGGCATGGCGTTGACGCGCGAAGGTCGTGTGCTGGCCGAGCACGCACGCCGCGCACTGCTGACCCTGGAACAGGCGGTGACCGAAATCCGGCCCAGGCGCGGCGTCGTCGCCGGCCTGGTGTCGGTCGGCATGCTGCCCAGCGTGATCGATCTCGTCGCGGCTCCTTTACTGAAGCGGGTGCGCGACGCATATCCGCAGATACGCCTGCGTCTTGCCGGGGGTTACGCCGGAGAACTGCAGGATGCGCTTCAGGACAATGCGCTCGACCTGGGGCTGCTCTATGACCCCAAGACGCATGCCGCCATAGACACGCGCCCCTTGCTCGACGAACCCTTGTACCTGGTGGGGGCGCGTACGCTGAAGCCTCGATGGAAAAAGTCGGAACCCTTGTCCGCGCTGCGGGGCTTGCCGCTCATCCTGCCCAGTGGTTCGCATAGCGTGCGCGGCATCCTGGAACACGCCTGCGCGGTCGAAGATATCGCGCTGGATATCGTGGCGGAGGCCGATACCACGCAACTGACAAAAGCGCTGTTGTTGTCCGGCATCGGTTACACCGTGCTGCCCGGCGTCGCCATTGCCGATGAGAAACTGGAACGGCATGTGGCGAGGGTGCCCCTTGGACGCCCCGCGCTGACGCGCCGGGTGGTCCTGGCTTGTTCGGTTGCGCGGCAACGCTCCGAATCGGTGCGCTGCGTCGAGGAAATCCTCTTCACCTTGGTGCACGACCTGGTCCGCGAGGGAACGTGGCCAGGGGCCCGCCTGGCCGAGTTCGAGGTCGATGACGCGGATTGA
- a CDS encoding nitroreductase, with translation MSKNAARGASADALSALYDRRSIRAYRPDPVPPELIERILDAARQSPSGTNTQPWHVLVVGGDAKRRLCDRVSRVRETEPAREAGNNLEGEYRYYPDPIVEPYLSRRRAVGWEMYRLLGIEKGDRAGSWAAAGRNYRFFDAPIGLVFTLERIMEKGSWIDLGIFLQSVMIAARHFGLDTCAQGAWARYHDVLREELGIPAGHVVVCGMALGYADASAAVNTARAGRASLPEFTRFVGISPSQDFQRCTKAR, from the coding sequence ATGAGCAAGAATGCCGCCAGAGGGGCATCCGCGGACGCCCTCTCCGCCCTGTACGACCGCAGATCGATACGCGCTTATCGTCCGGACCCTGTCCCGCCCGAACTGATCGAACGCATACTCGACGCCGCCAGGCAGTCCCCCAGCGGCACCAATACACAACCCTGGCATGTCCTGGTCGTCGGCGGCGACGCCAAGCGCCGCCTGTGCGATCGCGTGAGCCGCGTACGCGAGACCGAACCGGCACGCGAGGCCGGGAACAATCTCGAAGGCGAATATCGCTATTACCCGGACCCCATCGTGGAACCCTATCTCTCTCGCCGCCGCGCCGTCGGCTGGGAGATGTATCGCCTGCTCGGCATCGAAAAAGGCGACCGCGCCGGCAGTTGGGCGGCGGCGGGACGGAACTACCGCTTCTTCGACGCCCCCATCGGCCTGGTCTTCACGCTGGAACGGATCATGGAGAAAGGAAGCTGGATCGACCTGGGCATCTTCCTGCAGTCGGTGATGATCGCGGCGCGCCACTTCGGCCTGGACACCTGCGCGCAAGGAGCCTGGGCGCGCTACCACGACGTGCTGCGTGAAGAACTCGGCATACCCGCCGGACACGTGGTGGTCTGCGGCATGGCGCTGGGCTACGCGGACGCTTCCGCCGCGGTAAATACCGCAAGGGCCGGAAGGGCGTCGCTGCCCGAGTTCACCCGGTTCGTCGGCATCTCGCCGAGCCAGGATTTCCAACGTTGCACAAAGGCACGCTGA
- a CDS encoding AMP-binding protein — MTGVHVFLDRSALASPERIAVVHRGRTITYRALREASCRLANRLLDTSLTRGDRIALLMPNHLASFVCQLGIDRTPFVSLPINAMAALPEIVDILERFGAKWLFVHSDFARHLDEIRSRSPALQGVVCVDDELPGASRLDDWMAGAPATEPMTGPTPMDTAVLRTTSGSTGKPKGVKRTHLCQILQTMDYLVALPYDEPPRNLVLAPLSHAAGSAAPPIFAAGGTHYILNDTSPGAILEAIQNHGITTMFMPPTLIYKLLAWPAIRQFNLSSLKYVLYGSAPMSAHKLREAMDIFGPVFAQIYGMTEASSTISIMTPREHDDALAVHPDRLASCGRGSVNYRLRVVDPQGVACAPRALGEIVCASNELMDGYFEDAAATAQAIRDGWLHTGDVGYMDEDGYVYIVDRIKDIIISGGFNVYPGEVEKAILRHPAVRDCAVIGAPDALWGEAVAAVVELKAGHTLEAQTLISHCKTLLGSVKAPKQVHVWDDLPRNPAGKIEKKSIRAHFWQNAARAI; from the coding sequence ATGACAGGCGTACACGTATTTCTGGACAGATCGGCGCTTGCGTCGCCCGAACGGATCGCCGTGGTCCATCGGGGTCGAACGATCACTTATCGTGCCCTGCGCGAGGCCAGTTGCAGATTGGCCAACCGCTTGCTGGACACGTCGCTGACAAGGGGTGACCGCATCGCCTTGCTCATGCCCAACCATCTCGCCTCGTTCGTCTGCCAACTCGGGATAGACCGGACGCCATTCGTCTCGCTGCCGATCAATGCAATGGCCGCACTACCCGAAATCGTCGACATCCTCGAACGTTTCGGCGCGAAATGGCTTTTCGTGCACAGCGATTTCGCGCGGCACCTCGATGAAATCCGTAGCCGTTCTCCTGCCTTGCAAGGCGTCGTATGCGTTGACGACGAACTGCCCGGCGCGTCTCGGCTGGACGACTGGATGGCCGGCGCACCCGCCACGGAACCCATGACCGGCCCGACGCCCATGGATACGGCAGTCCTGCGCACCACCAGCGGCTCCACCGGCAAGCCCAAGGGCGTCAAGCGCACCCACCTGTGCCAGATCCTGCAAACCATGGACTACCTGGTGGCGCTGCCCTACGACGAACCGCCGCGCAACCTGGTCCTGGCGCCGCTCTCCCATGCCGCGGGGTCGGCGGCGCCGCCCATTTTCGCCGCCGGCGGGACCCATTACATCCTCAACGACACATCGCCGGGCGCCATATTGGAGGCTATCCAGAATCATGGCATCACCACGATGTTCATGCCGCCCACCCTCATCTACAAGCTGCTGGCTTGGCCCGCCATCCGCCAGTTCAACCTGAGCTCATTGAAGTACGTGCTTTATGGAAGCGCGCCCATGTCGGCGCACAAGCTGCGCGAGGCCATGGACATCTTCGGACCGGTCTTCGCGCAAATATATGGCATGACGGAGGCGAGCAGCACCATCTCCATCATGACGCCACGCGAACACGACGACGCATTGGCCGTCCATCCCGACCGGCTTGCCAGTTGCGGCCGGGGCTCCGTGAACTACCGGTTGCGCGTGGTCGATCCGCAAGGCGTCGCCTGCGCGCCCCGTGCGCTGGGCGAGATCGTGTGCGCATCGAACGAACTCATGGACGGCTACTTCGAGGATGCGGCGGCCACCGCGCAGGCGATACGCGACGGCTGGCTGCATACGGGCGACGTCGGCTACATGGACGAAGACGGATACGTCTACATCGTCGACCGCATCAAGGACATCATCATCAGCGGCGGATTCAACGTCTACCCGGGCGAGGTGGAGAAAGCCATCCTGCGACATCCCGCCGTGCGGGATTGCGCGGTCATCGGCGCGCCGGACGCCTTATGGGGCGAGGCAGTCGCCGCGGTCGTCGAATTGAAAGCCGGACACACGCTTGAGGCGCAGACCCTGATCTCCCATTGCAAGACACTGCTGGGCAGCGTCAAGGCGCCAAAACAGGTCCATGTGTGGGACGACCTGCCGCGCAATCCGGCCGGGAAAATCGAGAAAAAAAGCATACGCGCGCATTTCTGGCAAAACGCGGCGCGGGCCATCTAA
- a CDS encoding gamma carbonic anhydrase family protein, with the protein MAIYALHGVAPTLPADGEYWIAPTAAVMGNVRLGREASIWFGVSARADHAEISIGDRSNVQENTVLHVDPGFPVKIGADTTIGHAAIIHGCTIGNGVIVGMGSVIMNGAVIGDGSIVGGGAVVTENANFPPNSLIVGTPAKAIRTLDGEKAKNLKSAAASYVANWRNMKTSLVPIQES; encoded by the coding sequence ATGGCGATATATGCATTGCACGGCGTTGCACCCACGCTTCCGGCCGACGGCGAATACTGGATCGCGCCAACCGCCGCGGTCATGGGTAATGTGCGCCTCGGCCGGGAGGCCAGCATCTGGTTCGGCGTATCGGCTCGTGCCGACCATGCGGAAATCTCGATCGGCGATCGCAGCAATGTCCAGGAAAACACCGTCCTGCACGTCGATCCGGGATTCCCCGTCAAGATAGGCGCGGACACCACGATCGGACACGCGGCCATCATTCACGGCTGCACCATCGGCAACGGCGTCATCGTCGGAATGGGCTCGGTCATCATGAACGGAGCCGTCATCGGCGACGGCAGCATCGTCGGGGGCGGAGCGGTGGTCACGGAAAACGCGAACTTCCCGCCGAATTCACTGATCGTCGGCACACCCGCCAAGGCCATCCGCACACTGGACGGGGAAAAAGCGAAAAACCTGAAAAGCGCGGCAGCTTCCTACGTCGCGAATTGGCGAAACATGAAAACGTCTCTGGTACCGATACAGGAATCCTGA
- a CDS encoding Bug family tripartite tricarboxylate transporter substrate binding protein: protein MANILRRKILRGAGMAAAALTSAPRVILAAENDFPSKPIRIIVPYGPGGIGDFTARALARYLGEAWNARIIVENKPGASGLVAMNWMRSVPADGYTAVMTSNTTVSAVRHLFKNVAYDPMRDFSHVGMIGVFGSVALAPLEAPFGSIPELVEYSRRDPEKVFYGYTNASSQVPSEMLNAYAGIHMQGVPYKETGQAATDLIAGQTQFMFMDYVAAYPLVKGGKVRALAVSQREPAPLWPKLPVMATFYPGFEFSGYITLSLPSGAPANIMEKFNSATRKAITDPNFRNLLTSNGLVPQDDDLTRLDDFISAENRKWDEYARVAQLVPQ, encoded by the coding sequence ATGGCGAACATCCTTCGCAGAAAAATCCTGCGTGGCGCGGGCATGGCGGCGGCAGCGCTGACAAGCGCGCCTCGCGTAATCCTGGCGGCGGAAAATGATTTTCCGTCCAAGCCGATCCGCATTATCGTGCCGTACGGGCCGGGCGGAATCGGGGACTTCACGGCACGCGCCCTCGCCAGATACCTGGGAGAGGCGTGGAACGCCCGTATCATCGTGGAAAACAAGCCCGGCGCGTCAGGCCTGGTGGCCATGAATTGGATGCGCAGCGTCCCGGCCGATGGCTATACGGCGGTCATGACCTCCAATACGACGGTGTCGGCGGTGCGCCACTTGTTCAAGAATGTCGCCTACGACCCGATGCGGGACTTCTCCCATGTCGGCATGATCGGGGTATTCGGCTCCGTGGCGCTGGCGCCGTTGGAAGCGCCATTCGGGTCCATTCCGGAACTCGTCGAATATAGCCGGCGGGATCCCGAGAAGGTTTTCTACGGATACACGAATGCATCTTCCCAGGTTCCCTCGGAGATGCTGAACGCCTATGCCGGAATCCACATGCAGGGCGTGCCATACAAGGAAACCGGACAGGCGGCCACGGACCTCATCGCGGGCCAGACGCAATTCATGTTCATGGACTACGTCGCGGCATATCCCCTGGTAAAAGGCGGCAAGGTACGCGCGCTCGCGGTTTCGCAACGGGAGCCGGCTCCGCTGTGGCCGAAACTCCCCGTCATGGCGACCTTCTACCCGGGTTTCGAGTTCAGCGGCTACATCACCCTTTCGCTCCCGAGCGGCGCGCCGGCGAATATCATGGAGAAATTCAATTCGGCGACGCGCAAGGCGATCACCGACCCGAATTTCCGCAATCTGCTGACGTCCAACGGGCTCGTTCCCCAGGACGACGACCTGACACGCCTCGACGATTTCATTTCCGCCGAGAACCGGAAATGGGATGAGTACGCCAGAGTCGCGCAATTGGTCCCGCAATGA
- a CDS encoding thiopurine S-methyltransferase, which yields MEAQFWLDRWREGVTGFHQERVTPLLAKYWPGLEVTPGSRVLVPLCGKTLDMVWLAEQGHEVLGVELSPLAVEQFFAANGLTPTMRKTAAGDLYRAGNIEILCGDIFALDAETLAACAGVYDRAALVALPPDMRKRYAAHVYAGLAPGARGLLITLDYDQEMMAGPPFSVGDAEVQALYEGHTQVRQLDRRAMLDKEPKFKERGLTWLDTLVYALERRG from the coding sequence ATGGAAGCGCAATTCTGGCTGGACCGCTGGCGCGAAGGCGTCACGGGCTTTCATCAGGAGCGTGTCACGCCCTTGCTGGCCAAGTATTGGCCGGGACTGGAGGTGACGCCCGGCAGCCGCGTGCTGGTGCCGCTGTGCGGCAAGACCCTGGACATGGTCTGGCTGGCGGAGCAGGGGCACGAGGTGCTGGGCGTGGAGCTGTCGCCGCTGGCCGTCGAGCAGTTCTTCGCCGCGAACGGCCTGACGCCCACCATGCGGAAAACGGCGGCGGGCGACCTGTATCGCGCCGGCAATATCGAGATTCTGTGCGGCGACATTTTCGCGCTGGACGCCGAGACGCTGGCGGCCTGCGCGGGCGTGTACGACCGCGCGGCATTGGTGGCCTTGCCGCCGGACATGCGCAAGCGTTACGCGGCGCACGTCTATGCGGGCCTGGCGCCGGGCGCGCGCGGCCTGCTGATCACGCTGGACTACGACCAGGAAATGATGGCCGGGCCGCCCTTCTCGGTCGGCGACGCCGAGGTGCAGGCCCTGTATGAAGGCCATACCCAGGTGCGGCAACTGGACCGCCGCGCCATGCTGGACAAGGAACCCAAGTTCAAGGAACGCGGGCTGACCTGGCTGGACACGCTGGTCTACGCGCTGGAAAGGCGCGGCTAA
- a CDS encoding UDP-N-acetylglucosamine 1-carboxyvinyltransferase, with amino-acid sequence MSNLIVHGGTPLRGRITPSANKNAVLPILCATLLTSEPLRLHGVPDITDVRKILDIFRMLGSQVSLDPETRTLDLCHRDTVFDPAHHHLPEEMRSSIMLVPPLLARFGVARLEDNVKGCTLGVREIDPHVDVFQRFGGSIERQDGSLLVRRADSLKAIDHWLDYASVTTTENFVLCAVAADGLSTLNNAASEPHVQEFCRFMAMMGAHIEGLGTSRLSVRGGAALRGGEFRFEEDFHEITTFLALGAITGGDVVVRNSVPGNFPLIDRTFAKFGVHITHEDGWSRASVSGPLKVQAPFTSNVLTKVEAAPWPYVPVDLLPIFIALGVRAQGNAMFWNKVYDGALGWTTELSKFGAHVFLSDPHRLITFGGGAPMGPAVVESPYIIRVAIALFMVAASIEGRSEIRNATPIRRAHPRFVENLRSLGVQVEWTAEE; translated from the coding sequence ATGTCCAATCTCATCGTCCACGGCGGCACGCCCCTACGCGGCCGCATCACGCCCTCGGCCAACAAGAACGCTGTACTACCCATCCTCTGCGCCACGCTGCTAACCTCCGAACCCCTGCGCCTGCACGGCGTGCCGGACATCACCGACGTCCGCAAGATCCTCGACATCTTCCGTATGCTGGGCAGCCAGGTGAGCCTGGACCCCGAGACTCGCACGCTGGACCTGTGCCACCGCGACACGGTGTTCGATCCGGCGCACCATCACCTGCCCGAGGAAATGCGTTCGTCCATCATGCTGGTGCCGCCGCTGCTGGCGCGCTTCGGCGTGGCGCGATTGGAGGACAACGTGAAGGGCTGCACGCTGGGCGTGCGCGAGATCGACCCGCACGTCGACGTCTTCCAGCGCTTCGGCGGCAGCATCGAACGGCAGGACGGTTCGCTGCTGGTGCGGCGCGCGGACAGCCTCAAGGCGATCGACCACTGGCTCGATTACGCGTCGGTCACCACGACGGAGAACTTCGTGCTGTGCGCGGTGGCGGCCGACGGCCTGTCCACCCTGAACAATGCCGCCTCGGAGCCGCACGTGCAGGAGTTCTGCCGCTTCATGGCCATGATGGGCGCGCATATCGAGGGCCTGGGCACCTCGCGCCTGTCGGTGCGCGGCGGCGCGGCCTTGCGCGGCGGCGAGTTCCGCTTCGAGGAAGACTTCCACGAGATCACCACCTTCCTGGCGCTGGGGGCCATCACCGGCGGCGACGTGGTGGTGCGCAACAGCGTGCCGGGCAATTTCCCGCTGATCGACCGCACCTTCGCCAAGTTCGGCGTGCATATCACACACGAGGACGGCTGGTCGCGCGCGTCGGTGTCCGGTCCCCTGAAGGTGCAGGCGCCTTTCACCAGCAACGTGCTGACCAAGGTGGAGGCCGCGCCCTGGCCCTACGTGCCGGTGGACCTGCTGCCGATCTTCATCGCGCTGGGCGTGCGTGCGCAGGGCAACGCCATGTTCTGGAACAAGGTCTATGACGGCGCGCTGGGCTGGACCACGGAGCTGTCCAAGTTCGGCGCCCACGTCTTCCTTTCCGATCCGCATCGCCTGATCACCTTCGGCGGCGGCGCGCCCATGGGGCCGGCGGTGGTGGAAAGCCCCTACATCATCCGCGTCGCCATCGCCTTGTTCATGGTGGCGGCGAGCATCGAGGGCCGTTCGGAAATCCGCAATGCCACGCCCATCCGGCGCGCGCACCCGCGCTTCGTCGAAAACCTGCGCAGCCTGGGCGTGCAGGTCGAATGGACGGCAGAGGAGTAA